Proteins encoded within one genomic window of Acinetobacter sp. WCHA55:
- a CDS encoding SPFH domain-containing protein — MSGGFIIVLALLAFAAVTIFKGVRIVPQGYKWIVQRLGKYHNTLSPGLNFVIPYVDEVAYKVTTKDIVLDIPSQEVITRDNAVLLMNAVAYINITTPVNAVYGIENYTWAIQNLVQTSLRSIVGEMDLDDALSSRDHIKAKLKAAISDDISDWGITLKTVEIQDIQPSSTMQAAMEAQAAAERQRRATVTKADGEKQAAILEADGRLEASRRDAEAQVVLAESSQRAIEMVTSAVGDKEIPVAYLLGEQYVKAMQDMSKSNNAKTVVLPADILSTIRGVMGRKDI, encoded by the coding sequence ATGTCTGGTGGATTTATTATTGTTTTAGCTCTTTTAGCTTTTGCCGCAGTGACCATCTTTAAAGGGGTCCGCATTGTACCTCAAGGTTATAAATGGATCGTGCAACGTTTGGGTAAATATCATAATACTTTGAGCCCAGGTCTAAACTTTGTTATTCCTTATGTCGATGAAGTGGCTTATAAAGTTACAACCAAAGACATTGTATTGGACATTCCCTCTCAAGAAGTGATTACCCGCGATAATGCTGTTTTGCTGATGAATGCAGTGGCCTATATCAACATCACCACGCCTGTGAATGCCGTCTATGGGATTGAAAACTATACATGGGCCATTCAAAACTTAGTGCAAACTTCACTGCGTTCAATCGTTGGTGAAATGGATCTTGATGATGCACTATCGTCTCGTGATCACATTAAGGCTAAACTTAAGGCAGCCATTTCTGATGATATCTCCGACTGGGGCATTACTCTAAAAACCGTTGAAATTCAAGATATTCAACCGTCTTCAACCATGCAAGCTGCGATGGAAGCTCAAGCGGCTGCTGAACGCCAACGTCGTGCGACCGTGACCAAAGCGGATGGTGAAAAACAAGCAGCGATTTTAGAGGCAGATGGTCGTTTAGAGGCGTCTCGTCGTGACGCAGAAGCACAAGTGGTCTTAGCTGAGTCTTCTCAACGCGCCATCGAAATGGTCACTTCGGCTGTGGGTGACAAGGAAATTCCAGTGGCTTACTTGTTGGGCGAACAATATGTCAAAGCAATGCAAGACATGTCTAAATCGAACAATGCTAAAACAGTGGTGTTGCCAGCCGATATTTTAAGTACCATTCGTGGTGTTATGGGACGTAAAGACATCTAA